One genomic region from Streptomyces venezuelae encodes:
- a CDS encoding beta-N-acetylhexosaminidase, which yields MPVSQRRRIPRLIGSLLLVATAGVGCGEARAAGGTDGKAAAAEPEVRPLGRIIPVPASVAPEGEPYTLTEATRIGIDETSRESRAVGRYLAGLLRPATGFPLHIVDEDAARGGIRLRLDREETGLGDEGYRLRSAPDGVTLTARTPAGLFRGVQTLRQQLPSAVERRTVQQGPWKIAGGTITDTPRYAYRGAMLDVARHFFTVDEVKRFIDQLALYKINTLHLHLSDDQGWRIAVDSWPRLTTHGGSTEVGGGPGGFYTKEEYKEIVRYAASRYQEVVPEIDVPGHTFAALSSYAELNCDGVAPPLYTGIKVGLSSLCVPKDVTYDFVDDVIREIAALTPGRYIHIGGDEAHSTSHADYVTFMDKVQPLVGKYGKTVVGWHQLTGTKPVEGALVQYWGLDRTPLAEKERVAAAARDGAGLILSPADRSYLDMKYTKDTKLGLAWAGTVEVRRSYDWDPATYLAGAPADAVRGIEAPLWTETLATTDDLDVMAFPRLPGLAEVGWSPAETHDWDTYKVRLAEQAPRFDAMGVAYYRSPQVPWE from the coding sequence ATGCCCGTGAGTCAGCGCCGAAGGATTCCTCGCCTCATCGGATCACTCCTCCTGGTCGCCACCGCCGGGGTCGGCTGCGGCGAGGCCAGAGCCGCCGGCGGCACCGACGGCAAGGCGGCCGCCGCCGAACCCGAGGTCCGCCCGCTCGGCCGCATCATCCCCGTACCCGCCTCCGTCGCCCCCGAGGGCGAGCCGTACACCCTCACCGAGGCCACCCGCATCGGCATCGACGAGACCTCCCGCGAGTCCCGGGCCGTCGGCCGCTACCTCGCCGGCCTCCTCCGCCCCGCCACCGGCTTCCCGCTGCACATCGTCGACGAGGACGCGGCCCGCGGCGGCATCCGCCTCCGCCTCGACCGCGAGGAGACCGGGCTCGGCGACGAGGGCTACCGCCTCCGCTCGGCCCCCGACGGCGTCACCCTCACCGCCCGCACCCCCGCCGGCCTCTTCCGCGGCGTCCAGACCCTCCGCCAGCAGCTGCCCTCCGCCGTCGAGCGCCGCACCGTCCAGCAGGGCCCCTGGAAGATCGCGGGCGGCACGATCACCGACACCCCGCGCTACGCCTACCGGGGCGCCATGCTCGACGTCGCCCGCCACTTCTTCACCGTCGACGAGGTGAAGCGGTTCATCGACCAGCTCGCCCTCTACAAGATCAACACCCTGCATCTGCACCTCTCCGACGACCAGGGCTGGCGCATCGCCGTCGACTCCTGGCCCCGGCTCACCACCCACGGCGGCTCCACCGAGGTCGGCGGCGGCCCCGGCGGCTTCTACACGAAGGAGGAGTACAAGGAGATCGTGCGGTACGCGGCCTCCCGCTACCAGGAGGTCGTCCCCGAGATCGACGTGCCCGGCCACACCTTCGCGGCCCTCTCCTCGTACGCCGAGCTCAACTGCGACGGCGTCGCCCCGCCCCTCTACACCGGCATCAAGGTCGGCCTCAGCTCCCTCTGCGTCCCCAAGGACGTCACGTACGACTTCGTCGACGACGTGATCCGCGAGATCGCCGCGCTCACCCCCGGCCGCTACATCCACATCGGCGGCGACGAGGCCCACTCCACCAGCCACGCCGACTACGTGACCTTCATGGACAAGGTGCAGCCGCTCGTCGGCAAGTACGGCAAGACGGTCGTCGGCTGGCACCAGCTGACCGGCACGAAGCCCGTCGAGGGCGCCCTCGTCCAGTACTGGGGCCTCGACCGCACCCCCCTCGCCGAGAAGGAACGCGTCGCCGCCGCCGCGCGGGACGGCGCCGGGCTGATCCTCTCGCCCGCCGACCGCTCCTACCTCGACATGAAGTACACGAAGGACACGAAGCTCGGCCTCGCCTGGGCCGGCACGGTCGAGGTCCGGCGCTCGTACGACTGGGACCCGGCGACGTACCTCGCGGGAGCCCCGGCCGACGCCGTCCGGGGCATCGAGGCCCCGCTGTGGACGGAGACCCTGGCGACGACGGACGACCTGGATGTCATGGCCTTCCCGCGTCTGCCGGGCCTGGCGGAGGTGGGTTGGTCCCCGGCGGAGACCCACGACTGGGACACGTACAAGGTGCGTCTCGCGGAACAGGCCCCGCGCTTTGACGCGATGGGCGTCGCCTATTACCGCTCGCCGCAGGTGCCCTGGGAGTAG
- a CDS encoding DUF4175 domain-containing protein, producing the protein MSVPPGEPPQPAPAPPGEPPQPAPAPPREPSQPAPAPQRSTLFDKAAYIVAPGTAVIGLLYYFGSLYVDTYYATFGVPAADLQLSVQSYLAKSPDAVFGAVWFLLICGLVVLLVLGRLGHTLARPGKELRRRAVCRVLLVVGLFLALLGFPVFFGLRIWLPLPMSWWWRPFVPPFLVALGATLAFFAVRQRLQRSEDERREGTAERMWSAGGALLIGLLAMSLFFGVSQYVAAGAATKARAAIEAGNEKSLPVVVYSRIPVAHDARGITYKDLGTAKAPYRHRYTGFRLLVKSPARFYLVSHETRDMNQYMTVVLPDDDTVRVALTSAVK; encoded by the coding sequence ATGTCCGTGCCGCCAGGGGAACCGCCCCAGCCAGCGCCTGCGCCGCCGGGGGAACCGCCCCAGCCGGCGCCCGCGCCGCCGAGGGAGCCGTCCCAGCCGGCGCCCGCGCCGCAGAGGTCGACGCTCTTCGACAAGGCGGCCTACATCGTGGCGCCGGGGACCGCTGTCATCGGCCTGCTGTACTACTTCGGCAGCCTGTACGTCGACACCTATTACGCGACCTTCGGCGTGCCGGCGGCCGACCTCCAGCTGTCCGTCCAGTCCTACCTGGCCAAGAGCCCGGACGCGGTCTTCGGCGCGGTGTGGTTCCTGCTGATCTGCGGACTGGTCGTGCTGCTGGTGCTCGGCCGGCTCGGACACACGCTGGCCCGCCCCGGGAAGGAGCTTCGGCGCCGCGCGGTGTGCCGGGTGCTCCTTGTCGTCGGCCTGTTCCTGGCGCTGCTGGGATTTCCGGTCTTCTTCGGACTGCGCATCTGGCTCCCCCTCCCCATGAGCTGGTGGTGGAGACCGTTCGTCCCGCCCTTCCTGGTGGCTCTGGGTGCCACTCTGGCGTTCTTCGCCGTGCGGCAGCGTCTTCAGCGGAGCGAGGACGAGCGGCGTGAGGGGACCGCCGAGCGGATGTGGTCCGCGGGCGGCGCCCTGCTGATCGGGTTGCTGGCCATGAGCCTGTTCTTCGGTGTGAGCCAGTACGTGGCCGCGGGCGCGGCGACCAAGGCCCGGGCGGCCATCGAAGCGGGCAACGAGAAGAGCCTGCCGGTGGTGGTCTATTCGCGCATCCCGGTCGCGCACGACGCGAGGGGCATCACGTACAAGGACCTGGGCACCGCCAAGGCCCCGTACCGGCATCGGTACACCGGATTCCGCCTGCTCGTGAAGTCTCCGGCCCGCTTCTACCTGGTCTCCCATGAAACGCGGGACATGAATCAGTACATGACGGTCGTGCTGCCCGACGACGACACCGTGCGCGTGGCGCTGACCTCGGCCGTCAAGTGA
- a CDS encoding DUF397 domain-containing protein encodes MTTESPRWFKSSYSNNGGNCVEVATNLVASRGTVPVRDSKRPTGAVLDVTASAFTTFVAGVRNGGLGAA; translated from the coding sequence GTGACGACCGAATCCCCCCGCTGGTTCAAGTCCTCCTACAGCAACAACGGCGGCAACTGCGTCGAGGTCGCCACCAACCTCGTCGCCTCGCGCGGCACCGTCCCCGTACGCGACTCCAAGCGCCCCACCGGCGCCGTCCTCGACGTCACCGCCTCCGCCTTCACCACCTTCGTGGCGGGCGTCAGGAACGGCGGACTCGGCGCCGCCTGA
- a CDS encoding helix-turn-helix transcriptional regulator gives MVNRKELRPDSSPRAAYGAHLRRLREQRGWTQEDLAGPMGCTSQHISAVETCRKPPTLPFSRKADQVFGIAGTGESLEREWRDLRHGVLLEGFPEYVGYEGRAVEIRLFEIGIVPGLLQTPEYARVLANSAVKRGAITPDQADERVAFLAARQAALERDQPPMVFLVMDESCIRRPIGGQRVMDAQLERLVEFADRPHALLQIAPYAIGERRTFDLPVNLLTLADRAVVGYAESQTQGHFDREMPSVVPMLTAYHQLQAASLSQAESVAVIQEARKGIS, from the coding sequence GTGGTCAACCGCAAGGAATTACGCCCGGATTCCAGTCCGCGAGCCGCCTACGGAGCCCATCTGCGCAGGCTGCGGGAGCAACGGGGCTGGACCCAGGAGGACCTGGCCGGGCCGATGGGGTGCACCAGCCAGCACATCTCCGCCGTGGAAACCTGCCGCAAACCGCCGACCCTGCCGTTCTCGCGCAAGGCCGACCAGGTCTTCGGCATCGCCGGGACCGGGGAGTCGCTCGAACGCGAGTGGCGGGACCTGAGGCACGGCGTGCTGCTGGAGGGCTTTCCGGAGTACGTCGGCTACGAGGGCCGGGCGGTCGAGATCAGACTGTTCGAGATCGGGATCGTCCCCGGCCTGCTGCAGACACCGGAGTACGCGCGGGTACTGGCGAACAGCGCCGTGAAGCGGGGAGCGATCACCCCCGACCAGGCCGACGAGCGCGTCGCGTTCCTGGCGGCGCGTCAAGCAGCGCTGGAGCGGGATCAGCCGCCCATGGTCTTCCTGGTGATGGACGAGAGCTGCATCCGGCGGCCCATCGGAGGCCAGAGGGTGATGGACGCCCAACTGGAACGGCTCGTCGAGTTCGCCGACCGCCCCCATGCGCTGCTCCAGATCGCCCCCTACGCCATCGGGGAGCGCCGCACGTTCGACCTGCCCGTCAACCTGCTCACCCTCGCCGACCGGGCTGTGGTGGGCTACGCCGAGTCGCAGACGCAGGGTCACTTCGACCGGGAAATGCCGTCTGTGGTGCCCATGTTGACGGCCTACCATCAGCTTCAGGCCGCATCGCTCTCCCAGGCAGAATCCGTGGCCGTGATCCAAGAAGCGCGAAAGGGCATCTCGTGA
- a CDS encoding FG-GAP-like repeat-containing protein, translated as MRMMIKRGLASLLGLATLGSVAVATAAPAQAAVSDCPAGYFCAWTQEDAKGSMLKTKTNMATMGSLGTRFGSYINRTSVYACLYESPDYNGYDGYWSERPAVNGSWTSGGTTTIASLKFVRTERECGHPAYPWWYAETSPKTAGFGDLNRDRKADVLVRDLVGRLWFLPGDNTGRLVGAGGWNAMDAFVRHGDLTGDAREDVVARERSTGKLWLYPGTGTGGLGARKLIGSGGWNGMDRITGVGDLSRDGRADVLAVEKSTGKLWLYPGTASGALGARKLIGAGGWNAMNALVGPGDTNGDGRVDVIAREKSTGKLWSYPGTASGGLGARKLIGAGGWNAMDTFLAVGDTTGDGRPDLSTVTNSGFVIGGSRGNPGWLVGYRGLGTGAFAAGTLNNGEWWGLNGAF; from the coding sequence ATGCGCATGATGATCAAGCGCGGCCTGGCATCACTGCTGGGCCTCGCGACCCTGGGCAGCGTCGCCGTCGCCACGGCCGCGCCCGCCCAGGCGGCCGTGTCCGACTGCCCGGCGGGCTACTTCTGTGCCTGGACGCAGGAGGACGCGAAGGGGTCGATGCTCAAGACGAAGACGAACATGGCCACGATGGGTTCGCTGGGGACCCGGTTCGGCTCGTACATCAACCGGACGTCCGTGTACGCCTGCCTGTACGAGTCCCCGGACTACAACGGGTACGACGGCTACTGGTCGGAGCGTCCGGCGGTCAACGGCTCCTGGACCTCCGGGGGTACGACCACGATCGCCTCGTTGAAGTTCGTCCGGACGGAGCGCGAGTGCGGCCACCCCGCGTACCCCTGGTGGTACGCGGAGACGTCCCCCAAGACGGCCGGCTTCGGTGACCTGAACCGGGACCGCAAGGCCGATGTCCTCGTGCGGGACCTGGTGGGCCGGCTCTGGTTCCTGCCGGGCGACAACACGGGCCGGCTGGTCGGCGCCGGCGGCTGGAACGCCATGGACGCCTTCGTGCGCCACGGGGACCTCACGGGCGACGCTCGCGAGGACGTCGTCGCCCGCGAGCGCTCCACCGGCAAGCTGTGGCTGTACCCCGGTACGGGGACGGGCGGGCTCGGCGCGCGCAAGCTCATCGGCTCGGGCGGCTGGAACGGCATGGACCGGATCACCGGCGTCGGCGACCTGTCCCGGGACGGCCGCGCCGACGTGCTGGCCGTCGAGAAGTCCACGGGCAAGCTCTGGCTCTACCCCGGCACCGCCTCCGGTGCCCTCGGAGCCCGCAAGCTGATCGGCGCCGGCGGCTGGAACGCCATGAACGCCCTGGTCGGCCCCGGCGACACGAACGGTGACGGCCGTGTCGACGTGATCGCCCGGGAGAAGTCCACGGGCAAGCTCTGGTCCTACCCCGGCACCGCCTCCGGTGGCCTCGGAGCCCGCAAGCTGATCGGCGCCGGCGGCTGGAACGCGATGGACACCTTCCTCGCGGTCGGTGACACCACCGGCGACGGCCGCCCCGACCTGTCGACCGTGACCAACAGCGGTTTCGTCATCGGCGGTTCCCGAGGAAACCCGGGATGGCTGGTCGGCTACCGAGGTCTCGGCACCGGCGCCTTCGCGGCCGGCACCCTGAACAACGGCGAGTGGTGGGGCCTCAACGGCGCCTTCTGA
- a CDS encoding IucA/IucC family protein — MTAYATDPVAHLTPELWADANRALIRKGLAEFAHERLLDPQELGESRYKVLSDDGTTEYRFTADRFALDHWQVYAESISRHRGDEQLPLDALRFITELRSSLGLSDEILPVYLEEISSTLAGTAFKSTKPRVTSAELARAGFQAVETGMTEGHPCFVANNGRLGFGVDEFRAYAPEAASDIHLIWLAARRDRTTFTAGADIEYETFIRAELGDETVDGFAATLTARGLDPADYLLMPAHPWQWWNKLSVTFAAEVAQQRLVYLGEGDDTYLAQQSIRTFFNTTDPTKHYVKTALSVLNMGFMRGLSAAYMEATPAINDWLHQLIESDATFTSAHFSIIRERAAVGYRHMEYEAATDRYSPYRKMLAALWRESPVPTLAKGERLATMASLLHVDHTGASFTGALIKESGLAPTEWLRRYLDAYLLPILHSFYAYDLAFMPHGENVILVLDEQGTVSRAIFKDIAEEIVVMDPAAVLPPAVERVRAEIPEDMKLLSVFTDVFDCFFRFMAATLATEGVLDEDDFWRTVAECVRAYERSKPELADKFAQYDMFAETFALSALNRLQLRNNKQMVDLSDPSAALQLIGDLVNPIARFA, encoded by the coding sequence ATGACCGCCTACGCCACCGACCCCGTCGCCCACCTCACCCCCGAGCTCTGGGCCGACGCCAACCGCGCGCTGATCCGCAAGGGCCTCGCCGAGTTCGCCCACGAGCGGCTCCTCGACCCGCAGGAGCTGGGCGAGTCCCGCTACAAGGTCCTCAGCGACGACGGCACGACCGAGTACCGCTTCACCGCGGACCGCTTCGCGCTCGACCACTGGCAGGTCTACGCCGAGTCGATCAGCCGCCACCGCGGCGACGAGCAGCTCCCCCTGGACGCCCTCCGGTTCATCACCGAGCTCCGCTCCTCGCTCGGCCTGAGCGACGAGATCCTCCCGGTCTACCTGGAGGAGATCTCCTCCACCCTGGCGGGCACGGCCTTCAAGTCGACCAAGCCCCGGGTCACCTCCGCGGAACTGGCCCGGGCCGGCTTCCAGGCTGTCGAGACCGGCATGACCGAGGGCCACCCCTGCTTCGTCGCCAACAACGGCCGGCTCGGCTTCGGCGTCGACGAGTTCCGCGCGTACGCCCCCGAGGCCGCGAGCGACATCCACCTGATCTGGCTCGCCGCCCGCCGCGACCGCACCACCTTCACCGCCGGCGCGGACATCGAGTACGAGACGTTCATCCGCGCCGAGCTGGGCGACGAGACGGTGGACGGCTTCGCCGCGACCCTCACGGCGCGCGGTCTCGACCCGGCCGACTACCTCCTGATGCCGGCGCACCCCTGGCAGTGGTGGAACAAGCTGTCCGTCACCTTCGCGGCCGAAGTGGCCCAGCAGCGCCTCGTCTACCTGGGCGAGGGCGACGACACGTACCTGGCGCAGCAGTCGATCCGTACCTTCTTCAACACGACGGACCCGACGAAGCACTACGTCAAGACGGCGCTCTCGGTCCTCAACATGGGCTTCATGCGGGGCCTCTCGGCCGCGTACATGGAGGCCACCCCGGCCATCAACGACTGGCTGCACCAGCTGATCGAGTCGGACGCGACCTTCACGTCCGCCCACTTCTCGATCATCCGCGAGCGGGCGGCCGTCGGCTACCGGCACATGGAGTACGAGGCCGCGACCGACCGCTACTCCCCCTACCGCAAGATGCTGGCCGCGCTCTGGCGCGAGTCCCCGGTCCCGACCCTCGCCAAGGGCGAGCGCCTGGCCACCATGGCATCCCTCCTCCATGTGGACCACACGGGCGCGTCCTTCACCGGCGCGTTGATCAAGGAGTCGGGCCTGGCTCCGACGGAGTGGCTCCGCCGCTACCTCGACGCCTACCTCCTGCCGATCCTGCACAGCTTCTACGCGTACGACCTGGCGTTCATGCCGCACGGCGAGAACGTGATCCTCGTCCTCGACGAGCAGGGCACGGTCTCCCGCGCGATCTTCAAGGACATCGCCGAGGAGATCGTCGTCATGGACCCGGCGGCGGTCCTGCCGCCGGCCGTGGAGCGGGTCCGCGCCGAGATCCCGGAGGACATGAAGCTCCTCTCGGTCTTCACGGACGTCTTCGACTGCTTCTTCCGCTTCATGGCGGCGACGCTGGCGACGGAGGGCGTGCTGGACGAGGACGACTTCTGGCGGACGGTCGCGGAGTGCGTCCGGGCGTACGAGCGGTCGAAGCCGGAACTGGCCGACAAGTTCGCCCAGTACGACATGTTCGCGGAGACCTTCGCCCTCTCCGCCCTCAACCGCCTCCAGCTGCGCAACAACAAGCAGATGGTCGACCTCTCGGACCCGTCGGCGGCCCTCCAGCTGATCGGCGACCTGGTGAACCCGATCGCGCGCTTCGCCTGA
- a CDS encoding GNAT family N-acetyltransferase — translation MTIRFRPLDPLKDAELIHAWVTHPKAAFWMMQDATPDDVVREYTAFAANPHHQAFIGLVDEQPAILMERYDPAHLELVGLYDPLPGDVGMHFLVAPTDTPVHGFTRRVITEVMRELFDDPATARVVVEPDVSNKAVHALNEVVGFVPEREIQKPEKQALLSFCTRAQFEAAVGATI, via the coding sequence ATGACCATCCGCTTCCGCCCGCTCGATCCCCTCAAGGACGCGGAGCTGATCCACGCCTGGGTGACCCACCCGAAGGCCGCCTTCTGGATGATGCAGGACGCGACGCCGGACGACGTCGTGCGCGAGTACACGGCCTTCGCCGCCAACCCGCACCACCAGGCCTTCATCGGCCTGGTCGACGAGCAGCCCGCGATCCTCATGGAGCGCTACGACCCCGCCCACCTGGAGCTCGTCGGGCTGTACGACCCGCTCCCCGGCGACGTCGGCATGCACTTCCTCGTGGCCCCCACGGACACCCCCGTGCACGGCTTCACCCGCCGGGTGATCACCGAGGTCATGCGCGAGCTTTTCGACGACCCGGCGACCGCCCGTGTGGTCGTCGAACCGGACGTGTCCAACAAGGCCGTCCACGCGCTCAACGAGGTCGTCGGCTTCGTGCCCGAGCGTGAGATCCAGAAGCCGGAGAAGCAGGCGCTGCTCAGCTTCTGCACCCGCGCCCAGTTCGAGGCCGCCGTGGGAGCCACGATATGA
- a CDS encoding lysine N(6)-hydroxylase/L-ornithine N(5)-oxygenase family protein has product MSTPETTETYDFIGIGLGPFNLGLACLTEPIDHLNGLFLESKPDFEWHSGMFLEGAHLQTPFMSDLVTMADPTSPYSFLNYLKEKGRLYSFYIRENFYPLRTEYNDYCRWAAAKVTSVRWSTTVASVTFDETAQVYEVTTETGETFRTRRIVLGTGTPPYVPETCANLGGDLIHNSRYLPNKEALQKKKSITLVGSGQSAAEIYYDLLSEIDVHGYKLNWVTRSPRFFPLEYTKLTLEMTSPEYVDYFHALPEQTRYRLETQQKGLFKGIDGELVDAIFDLLYQKNLNGPVPTRLLTNSALHTAAYEESTGTYTLGFRQEEQEKDFTLDTEGLILATGYKYATPAFLEPVRDRIRWDGQGRYDVARNYSIDTTGRGIFLQNAAVHTHSITAPDLGMGAYRNAYIIGEMLGSEYYPVEKTIAFQEFAA; this is encoded by the coding sequence TTGTCCACGCCTGAGACGACCGAGACGTACGACTTCATCGGCATCGGGCTCGGTCCGTTCAACCTCGGACTCGCCTGCCTGACCGAGCCCATCGACCACCTGAACGGCCTCTTCCTCGAGTCCAAGCCGGACTTCGAGTGGCACTCGGGCATGTTCCTCGAAGGCGCCCACCTCCAGACGCCGTTCATGTCGGACCTCGTCACGATGGCCGACCCGACGTCCCCGTACTCCTTCCTCAACTACCTGAAGGAGAAGGGCCGGCTCTACTCGTTCTACATCCGCGAGAACTTCTACCCGCTGCGGACCGAGTACAACGACTACTGCCGCTGGGCCGCCGCGAAGGTCACCTCGGTCCGCTGGTCGACGACCGTCGCCTCCGTGACCTTCGACGAGACCGCCCAGGTGTACGAGGTCACCACGGAGACCGGCGAAACGTTCCGCACCCGCCGCATCGTCCTGGGCACCGGCACCCCGCCGTACGTCCCCGAGACCTGCGCGAACCTCGGCGGCGACCTGATCCACAACTCGCGCTACCTCCCCAACAAGGAAGCGCTCCAGAAGAAGAAGTCGATCACCCTGGTCGGCAGTGGCCAGAGCGCGGCGGAGATCTACTACGACCTCCTGTCGGAGATCGACGTCCACGGCTACAAGCTCAACTGGGTGACCCGCTCCCCCCGCTTCTTCCCCCTCGAATACACCAAGCTCACCCTGGAGATGACCTCCCCGGAGTACGTGGACTACTTCCACGCGCTCCCCGAGCAGACCCGCTACCGCCTGGAGACCCAGCAGAAGGGTCTCTTCAAGGGCATCGACGGCGAGCTCGTCGACGCCATCTTCGACCTGCTCTACCAGAAGAACCTGAACGGCCCCGTCCCCACCCGCCTCCTCACCAACTCCGCCCTGCACACCGCCGCGTACGAGGAGTCGACGGGCACGTACACCCTCGGCTTCCGCCAGGAGGAGCAGGAGAAGGACTTCACCCTGGACACCGAGGGCCTGATCCTCGCCACCGGGTACAAGTACGCGACCCCCGCCTTCCTGGAGCCCGTCCGCGACCGCATCCGCTGGGACGGCCAGGGCCGCTACGACGTGGCCCGCAACTACTCGATCGACACGACCGGCCGGGGGATCTTCCTCCAGAACGCCGCCGTGCACACCCACTCGATCACCGCGCCCGACCTGGGCATGGGGGCGTATCGCAACGCGTACATCATCGGGGAGATGCTGGGCTCCGAGTACTACCCCGTAGAGAAGACCATCGCCTTCCAGGAGTTCGCCGCATGA
- a CDS encoding pyridoxal phosphate-dependent decarboxylase family protein, whose protein sequence is MRSHLLNDATAESYRRSVTEGVERVAAKLAATQRPFTGVTPAELAPVIDAVDLDRPLGDASAALDELEDVYLRDAVYFHHPRYLGHLNCPVVIPAVLGEAVLSAVNSSLDTWDQSAGGTLIERKLIDWTTGRIGLGPAADGVFTSGGTQSNLQAMLLAREEAKTSDLAKLRIFSSECSHFSVQKSATLLGLGADAVISIPVDRNKRMQSVVLAAELEACRAEGLVPMAIVATAGTTDFGSIDPLPEVAALAEEYGAWMHVDAAYGCGLLASRTRRHLLDGIERADSVTVDYHKSFFQPVSSSALLVRDGATLRHATYHADYLNPLRTVAEQIPNQVDKSLQTTRRFDALKLWMTLRVMGADGVGELFDEVCDLAREGHGLLAADPRYDVVVEPQLSTLVYRYVPEAVTSPAEIDRANLYARKALFASGEAVVAGTKVDGRQYLKFTLLNPETTAADIAAVLDLIAGHAEQYLGETLVHA, encoded by the coding sequence ATGCGCTCCCACCTGCTCAACGACGCCACGGCGGAGAGCTACCGGCGCTCCGTCACCGAAGGAGTCGAGCGGGTGGCGGCCAAACTCGCCGCGACGCAGCGCCCGTTCACCGGTGTCACCCCCGCCGAGCTGGCCCCCGTCATCGACGCCGTCGACCTCGACCGGCCGCTCGGCGACGCCTCCGCGGCCCTCGACGAGCTGGAGGACGTCTACCTCCGCGACGCCGTCTACTTCCACCACCCGCGCTACCTGGGCCACCTGAACTGCCCGGTCGTCATCCCGGCCGTCCTCGGCGAGGCCGTCCTCTCGGCCGTCAACTCCTCGCTCGACACCTGGGACCAGAGCGCGGGCGGCACCCTGATCGAGCGGAAGCTGATCGACTGGACCACCGGCCGGATCGGCCTCGGCCCCGCCGCGGACGGGGTGTTCACCAGCGGCGGCACGCAGTCCAACCTCCAGGCCATGCTCCTGGCCCGCGAGGAGGCCAAGACCAGCGACCTGGCGAAGCTGCGGATCTTCTCGTCCGAGTGCAGCCACTTCAGCGTCCAGAAGTCGGCCACCCTCCTCGGCCTCGGCGCCGACGCCGTCATCTCCATCCCGGTCGACCGGAACAAGCGCATGCAGTCCGTCGTCCTCGCCGCCGAGCTGGAGGCCTGCCGCGCCGAGGGCCTCGTCCCGATGGCGATCGTCGCCACCGCCGGCACCACCGACTTCGGCTCCATCGACCCGCTGCCCGAGGTCGCCGCCCTCGCCGAGGAGTACGGCGCCTGGATGCACGTCGACGCGGCCTACGGCTGCGGACTGCTCGCCTCCCGCACCCGCCGCCACCTCCTGGACGGCATCGAGCGGGCCGACTCGGTCACGGTCGACTACCACAAGTCCTTCTTCCAGCCGGTGAGTTCCTCCGCCCTCCTGGTCCGCGACGGCGCCACCCTCCGCCACGCGACGTACCACGCGGACTACCTCAACCCGCTTCGCACGGTCGCCGAGCAGATCCCGAACCAGGTGGACAAGTCGCTCCAGACGACCCGCCGCTTCGACGCGCTCAAGCTCTGGATGACCCTGCGCGTGATGGGCGCCGACGGCGTCGGCGAGCTCTTCGACGAGGTCTGCGACCTCGCCCGCGAGGGCCACGGGCTGCTCGCCGCCGACCCGCGCTACGACGTCGTGGTCGAGCCGCAGCTCTCCACCCTCGTCTACCGCTACGTCCCCGAGGCCGTCACCTCCCCCGCCGAGATCGACCGGGCCAACCTCTACGCCCGCAAGGCCCTCTTCGCCTCCGGCGAGGCCGTCGTCGCCGGCACCAAGGTCGACGGCCGCCAGTACCTCAAGTTCACCCTGCTCAACCCCGAGACGACCGCGGCCGACATCGCCGCCGTCCTCGACCTGATCGCCGGCCACGCCGAGCAGTACCTGGGAGAGACCCTTGTCCACGCCTGA